The following proteins come from a genomic window of Rattus norvegicus strain BN/NHsdMcwi chromosome 8, GRCr8, whole genome shotgun sequence:
- the Dppa5 gene encoding developmental pluripotency-associated 5 protein, whose product MATLVTRKDIPPWVKVPEDLKDPEVFQVHTLVLKSLFGPQGSRMPHIEQVSRAMFELKILESSGLTEVLIYGSCNHKLRAKWMLQSMAERYRLRQERGMLKLEEAMKTLELGQCLE is encoded by the exons ATGGCAACCCTTGTGACCCGTAAAGATATCCCCCCGTGGGTGAAAGTTCCTGAAGACCTGAAAGATCCAGAAGTATTCCAAGTCCACACGCTGGTGCTAAAATCTCTGTTTG GCCCACAGGGATCTCGAATGCCTCACATCGAGCAGGTGAGCCGAGCCATGTTTGAACTGAAGATTCTGGAATCTTCCGGACTTACGGAGGTCTTAATTTATGGCTCTTGCAACCACAAGCTTCGGGCtaaatggatgcttcagtccatgGCTGAGAGGTACCGCCTGCGCCAGGAAAGAG GAATGCTCAAGCTGGAGGAAGCCATGAAGACCCTGGAACTGGGCCAGTGTTTGGAGTGA